A single window of Methanothermobacter marburgensis str. Marburg DNA harbors:
- a CDS encoding DUF362 domain-containing protein, giving the protein MIDFTDLSIAIIKRTFHRRFELARITERSDTFRKIVKRLFFEGDDIQVIPRDGSVEVNRSFQLPENTALPSDVLRRMILRSKHIFRMDFCICRVSSGCSDYPHDLGCLFLGPGALRISDKVGSIISKEEALEHIERCREAGLVHIIGRNRIDSVWLNSGPYDELLSVCNCCECCCLWRMTPLLSEDIASSITPMEGVSILKDAKSCVLCGRCEEACFTGAISEGGEHHDTGRCLICGRCVERCPKDALKIVMDPDAVDEAVMRVEVLVDVES; this is encoded by the coding sequence GTGATTGATTTCACTGATCTGAGCATTGCAATAATAAAAAGAACCTTCCACAGGAGATTCGAACTTGCCAGGATCACTGAAAGGTCAGATACCTTCAGGAAAATTGTTAAGAGATTGTTTTTTGAGGGGGACGATATACAGGTCATACCCAGGGACGGGTCGGTTGAGGTAAACAGGAGTTTCCAGCTACCAGAGAACACTGCACTGCCATCAGATGTTCTAAGGAGGATGATACTTCGGTCAAAGCACATATTCAGGATGGACTTCTGCATATGCAGGGTTTCCTCGGGATGCAGTGACTACCCCCACGATCTTGGCTGCCTCTTCCTGGGTCCAGGGGCACTCAGGATATCAGATAAGGTCGGTAGCATCATATCAAAGGAGGAGGCCCTTGAACACATTGAAAGGTGCAGGGAGGCGGGTCTGGTCCACATAATAGGTAGAAACAGGATAGACTCTGTCTGGCTCAATTCGGGCCCATACGATGAATTACTTTCTGTCTGCAACTGCTGTGAATGCTGCTGTCTCTGGAGGATGACACCCCTCCTCTCTGAGGACATAGCATCGTCCATAACACCAATGGAGGGTGTCAGTATCTTAAAGGACGCTAAAAGCTGTGTTCTTTGCGGGCGCTGTGAGGAGGCATGTTTTACAGGTGCCATCAGTGAAGGGGGAGAACACCATGATACCGGGAGGTGCCTCATATGCGGAAGATGCGTTGAGAGATGCCCCAAAGATGCCCTGAAAATAGTTATGGATCCTGATGCTGTTGATGAGGCAGTAATGAGGGTTGAGGTCCTTGTGGACGTGGAATCATGA
- a CDS encoding endonuclease III domain-containing protein: MKVLRDIYSVLMELYGPQGWWPLLDRDTLKLRYHPGDYTLPSSEREIFEVMAGAILTQNTSWDSAAAALRNLASMNVLEPEGILAAEDDELEGALRCAGFYRQKASYLREISEFFISLEGATPSRKELLGVRGVGYETADSILLYGYRKPEFVVDAYTRRILSHTGIIGGDEGYSVIKEIFEENLEPDFRVFQEYHALIVRHGKLYYRGRVHGEGDPLPQRLYGDSGD, translated from the coding sequence ATGAAGGTGCTCAGGGATATCTACAGTGTGCTCATGGAACTCTATGGCCCCCAGGGGTGGTGGCCCCTCCTTGATAGGGATACCCTCAAACTCAGGTACCACCCTGGCGACTACACCCTGCCCTCATCTGAGAGGGAGATCTTTGAGGTGATGGCAGGGGCAATACTCACCCAGAACACGTCCTGGGACTCTGCCGCAGCTGCACTCCGCAACCTTGCATCAATGAATGTCCTTGAACCTGAGGGTATACTTGCAGCTGAGGACGATGAACTTGAGGGCGCCCTCAGATGTGCCGGTTTCTACAGACAGAAGGCATCATACCTGAGAGAGATTTCAGAGTTCTTCATATCCCTCGAGGGCGCCACACCATCCAGGAAGGAGCTTCTGGGGGTAAGGGGTGTTGGATATGAGACCGCAGACTCCATCCTCCTCTATGGATACAGAAAACCTGAATTCGTGGTTGATGCATACACAAGGAGGATATTATCCCATACTGGCATTATAGGGGGAGATGAGGGCTATTCGGTGATAAAGGAGATCTTTGAAGAAAACCTTGAACCTGATTTCAGGGTCTTCCAGGAGTACCATGCCCTCATTGTAAGGCACGGAAAACTGTATTACCGGGGGCGGGTTCATGGTGAGGGGGATCCCCTCCCACAGAGACTCTATGGTGATTCAGGTGATTGA